One Paenibacillus sp. FSL W8-0186 genomic window carries:
- a CDS encoding substrate-binding domain-containing protein, translated as MKSNITMRDIANKLGVSSVTVSKALNDKEGVSEELKQKIKALAGEMGYRYNSAAKSIKDGLSKNIGVLIPERFTGMSHSFYLRVYQQISLLLDQYGYFGILNILSNEDEELLNFPRVYSENKVDGIIVLGQIGKEYIETVQNMDLPKIFLDFYDEHADIDSIVTDNFYGAYEMTNYLIRNGHRRIAYVGNIYSTSSIQDRYLGYYKSLLEHGMQLDHSLILSDRDDKGKFIDIALPDPLPTAFVCNCDQIAYLLVDKLKLNGYSIPEDCSVVGFDNDIYATLTSPQLTTVEVDIEQMAKSAVKFIMDKIENPHRKFGRVMVQGNIIYRQSARQIDAEDREISST; from the coding sequence ATGAAGAGCAACATTACAATGCGGGATATCGCAAATAAGCTCGGTGTCAGCAGTGTGACGGTATCCAAAGCACTTAACGATAAAGAAGGCGTTAGCGAGGAGCTTAAGCAGAAGATCAAGGCTTTGGCCGGGGAAATGGGCTATCGTTACAACTCTGCGGCCAAATCCATTAAAGACGGTTTATCGAAAAATATCGGCGTGCTTATTCCCGAGCGGTTCACCGGGATGTCCCACTCGTTCTATTTGCGCGTATATCAGCAAATTTCGCTGCTTCTGGATCAATACGGGTATTTTGGCATTCTAAATATTCTGAGCAACGAGGATGAGGAGCTGCTGAATTTCCCCCGGGTCTATAGCGAAAATAAGGTCGACGGCATCATCGTCCTTGGCCAAATCGGTAAAGAGTATATCGAGACAGTCCAAAACATGGATCTCCCGAAAATATTTCTTGATTTCTATGACGAGCATGCCGATATCGATTCCATTGTTACCGACAACTTCTACGGGGCTTATGAGATGACGAATTATTTGATCCGCAACGGTCACCGCAGAATCGCCTATGTCGGGAATATTTATTCAACGAGCAGCATCCAGGACCGGTATCTCGGCTACTATAAATCCTTGCTGGAGCACGGGATGCAGCTGGATCACTCCTTGATATTGAGCGACCGGGACGATAAAGGGAAATTCATCGACATTGCGCTTCCGGACCCGCTGCCGACCGCCTTCGTCTGCAATTGCGACCAAATCGCTTATCTGCTGGTAGACAAGCTGAAGCTGAACGGTTACAGCATCCCCGAGGACTGCTCCGTCGTCGGCTTCGATAACGACATTTACGCCACTTTAACCTCGCCCCAGCTTACAACAGTCGAGGTTGACATCGAGCAAATGGCCAAATCGGCTGTGAAATTCATCATGGATAAAATCGAAAACCCGCACCGCAAGTTCGGACGCGTTATGGTGCAGGGCAATATTATATATCGGCAATCGGCTAGACAAATAGATGCCGAAGACAGAGAAATTTCCAGCACTTGA
- a CDS encoding sugar ABC transporter permease has product MFANLSYKTQRRIIIIAFSLIPVVLLFTFAYLPVFNMFKYSFTNWNGYSKSFDYVGFENYQTIFTNPKYFSVFKVSLYYFGATFVQMGLALYFATILSFNIRFKNFFKGVLFFPYLLNGVAIGFIFLVFFRPDGTLDTLLQVIGLGHLSQGWLLNPNIINISLAGASLWRYMGFNFIIFLGAISSIGKDIYEAADIDGANRWHQFRHIILPSIKRILQLNLILAISGAISAFDIPYIMTGGSNGSNTFVIQTVDVAFKYSKLGLASAMAVVLLIIVILVTLLQRVLIKGDD; this is encoded by the coding sequence GTGTTTGCAAACCTAAGCTACAAGACGCAAAGACGAATCATAATTATCGCTTTCTCGCTGATTCCGGTCGTCTTATTATTCACGTTTGCCTATCTCCCTGTATTCAACATGTTCAAATACAGCTTTACGAACTGGAACGGTTATAGCAAAAGCTTCGATTACGTCGGTTTTGAAAATTATCAAACGATTTTTACGAATCCAAAGTATTTTTCCGTGTTCAAGGTCAGTCTCTACTACTTCGGAGCGACTTTCGTACAGATGGGATTGGCTTTGTACTTTGCTACCATTCTTAGTTTCAATATCCGCTTCAAAAATTTCTTTAAAGGGGTGCTGTTTTTCCCTTATCTGCTCAATGGGGTCGCCATCGGATTTATTTTTCTGGTCTTCTTTCGGCCGGACGGTACCTTGGATACGCTGCTTCAGGTTATCGGGCTTGGGCATCTGTCGCAGGGTTGGCTTTTGAATCCAAACATCATTAATATTTCGCTTGCAGGCGCGTCCTTGTGGAGGTACATGGGCTTCAACTTCATTATTTTCCTTGGAGCGATTTCTTCCATCGGCAAGGACATTTATGAGGCTGCTGACATTGACGGCGCAAATCGCTGGCATCAATTCAGACATATCATTCTGCCCAGCATCAAGCGGATTTTGCAGCTCAACTTAATTTTGGCTATTAGCGGCGCGATCAGCGCCTTTGATATTCCATATATTATGACCGGGGGCTCCAACGGAAGTAATACCTTTGTTATTCAAACGGTTGACGTTGCATTTAAATACAGCAAGCTAGGCCTTGCTTCGGCCATGGCTGTCGTGCTGCTTATCATCGTCATTCTCGTGACGCTGCTTCAGCGGGTTCTGATTAAGGGGGATGATTGA
- a CDS encoding stage II sporulation protein P codes for MRWFRTWNVGRMRHNLMRMLAMGQTFLLLSVLSVIFFLLLGVGGIAEKQLNTSPVSSMKGLASSLSSRFFISMVGMELPHMVPEKEMSSFSGKQMTNFVVQLLTDVNPSDPKSLVAREVPGLGADSPILLRTGSGNKTVQAPEDYRPGAGADGSSPDHPEPDHGQGPDAEPVQPSAPEADSKGEDEPPIQPGHKNIVMVYHSHPQESFNPVLGIDSTNPSSSKDMMNVGLVGDALAKALERKGVATLHAYENYAATVQNYSYNYSYKYSRQTVKEAMSQNGQLQYFIDIHRDSQRHDKTTTTIDGVSYAQVYFIIGHGNENWRKNEAFASSIHERLEKSYPGISRGIWGKTSSQGNGEYNQSLSPQSVLIEIGGIDNTREELERTAGVLAGIIADIYWEGQEAEKAGSLTKGQPPQKDGQKQVASKHPAG; via the coding sequence ATGAGATGGTTTAGAACTTGGAATGTCGGCCGAATGCGACACAATCTGATGCGCATGCTTGCTATGGGACAGACATTTCTGCTGCTGTCGGTGTTGTCGGTCATTTTCTTCCTGCTGCTTGGCGTAGGGGGAATTGCGGAAAAACAGCTGAATACTTCTCCGGTCTCATCCATGAAAGGACTGGCTTCTTCATTATCAAGCCGGTTTTTTATCAGTATGGTGGGCATGGAATTGCCTCATATGGTGCCAGAAAAAGAAATGAGCTCATTTTCGGGTAAACAGATGACGAATTTCGTAGTCCAGCTGCTGACGGATGTGAATCCGTCCGATCCCAAGAGTCTGGTAGCCCGCGAAGTCCCAGGCCTCGGCGCAGATAGTCCGATACTGCTGCGCACAGGGTCGGGGAATAAGACGGTGCAGGCACCGGAGGATTATCGGCCAGGGGCTGGCGCGGACGGGAGCAGTCCGGATCATCCCGAGCCCGATCACGGCCAGGGGCCCGATGCGGAGCCGGTTCAGCCGTCAGCCCCTGAAGCGGACAGTAAGGGGGAGGACGAGCCGCCGATTCAGCCAGGCCATAAAAATATCGTCATGGTCTATCATTCACACCCGCAGGAATCGTTTAACCCGGTTCTTGGCATAGATTCAACCAATCCGAGCTCATCTAAAGATATGATGAATGTTGGCCTGGTCGGAGACGCACTGGCCAAGGCGCTGGAACGCAAGGGCGTGGCTACGCTCCATGCTTATGAGAATTACGCGGCAACTGTGCAAAATTACAGTTATAACTACTCTTATAAATACTCGAGGCAGACCGTCAAGGAAGCGATGTCCCAAAACGGGCAGCTGCAGTATTTTATCGATATCCACCGGGACTCGCAGCGGCATGATAAAACGACGACGACGATCGACGGGGTGTCTTACGCGCAGGTTTATTTCATTATCGGACATGGGAACGAAAATTGGCGGAAAAACGAGGCTTTTGCCAGCTCGATCCACGAGCGTCTGGAGAAGTCCTATCCCGGAATATCCAGGGGGATATGGGGCAAGACTTCTTCCCAAGGGAACGGGGAATATAATCAGTCGCTTTCGCCGCAAAGCGTACTAATCGAAATTGGCGGGATCGACAACACCCGGGAGGAACTGGAGCGAACCGCCGGCGTGCTGGCCGGGATCATCGCGGATATTTATTGGGAAGGCCAGGAAGCGGAGAAGGCCGGCTCGCTGACAAAGGGACAGCCGCCGCAGAAGGACGGGCAGAAGCAGGTCGCGTCGAAACATCCTGCGGGGTGA
- a CDS encoding AGE family epimerase/isomerase — protein sequence MNKQVNAAAWLAEIEDELNNNILRFWMERTVDVDHGGFIGEMDHAGAIRPQAAKSLVLNARILWTFSAAHRVYPDAGYLRIADRAYSYLQDKFMDHEFGGLYWMVEYTGQPIQDKKQVYGQAFVIYALSEYHLASGRPEPVQQAIRLFELLEKHSYDSIHQGYIEALARDWQVTDDLTLSNKDLNEKKSMNTHLHVLEAYTNLYRVWPSDTLERKLKELIHVTLDHIINAENAHFHLFFDEEWNVKSTHISYGHDIEGSWLLVEAAEVLDHDRALLERVKQTAIAMAEATLAEGVDQDGGLWNEADEQGLTDTNKDWWPQAEAMVGFYNAYQLTGDKKFMAAAQNSWQFIRRFISDPVHGEWHWAVHQDGTPIKTEPKVSAWKCPYHNGRACLEMISRLDALI from the coding sequence TTGAACAAGCAAGTAAATGCAGCCGCCTGGCTGGCGGAAATCGAAGATGAGCTGAACAATAACATTTTGCGCTTTTGGATGGAGCGTACTGTAGATGTGGATCATGGCGGATTCATCGGGGAAATGGATCATGCCGGAGCAATCCGCCCTCAGGCTGCAAAAAGCCTTGTCCTGAATGCACGTATCCTCTGGACATTCTCGGCAGCCCATCGCGTTTATCCGGATGCCGGATACTTGCGTATCGCCGACAGAGCGTACAGCTATCTGCAGGACAAATTCATGGACCATGAATTCGGGGGGCTGTACTGGATGGTCGAATACACCGGCCAGCCGATTCAAGACAAAAAACAGGTATACGGCCAAGCCTTCGTCATTTACGCGCTGTCGGAATACCATCTGGCCTCAGGTCGTCCCGAGCCAGTGCAGCAGGCCATTCGGCTGTTTGAGCTGCTGGAAAAGCACAGCTACGATTCCATCCATCAAGGCTATATCGAGGCTCTCGCCCGCGATTGGCAGGTTACCGATGATCTGACCTTAAGCAACAAGGATCTGAACGAGAAAAAGTCGATGAACACCCATCTGCACGTGCTCGAGGCCTACACCAATCTGTACCGGGTATGGCCATCGGATACACTGGAACGGAAGCTCAAGGAGCTGATCCACGTCACGCTGGATCATATCATCAATGCGGAAAATGCGCATTTTCACCTATTTTTCGACGAAGAGTGGAATGTAAAAAGCACGCATATTTCCTACGGCCATGATATCGAAGGCAGCTGGCTGCTCGTGGAAGCGGCAGAAGTGCTGGATCATGACCGCGCCCTGCTGGAGCGAGTCAAGCAAACGGCCATCGCCATGGCCGAGGCGACGCTTGCCGAAGGCGTAGATCAAGACGGCGGACTATGGAATGAAGCCGATGAGCAAGGGCTGACGGATACCAACAAGGATTGGTGGCCGCAGGCGGAAGCAATGGTTGGCTTCTATAATGCCTACCAGCTTACCGGAGACAAGAAATTCATGGCGGCAGCCCAAAATTCCTGGCAATTCATTCGCCGATTCATCTCCGATCCCGTGCATGGCGAGTGGCACTGGGCCGTACACCAGGATGGCACTCCCATTAAGACGGAGCCCAAAGTGAGCGCCTGGAAATGTCCTTATCATAACGGAAGAGCTTGCCTGGAAATGATCTCCCGTTTGGATGCACTAATTTAA
- a CDS encoding 1,4-beta-xylanase encodes MNKPDYIAGMTWGFMGVRGTWANDEAKYSMKQMAAATGANWTAIAFSAIQATAHSTEIPYRDAPTVTDEEVEWAVREAKSLGLNVCLKPIVNCADGTWRAHINFFDKDVPCEPKWSDWFRSYSAYILHFAKIAEDTGCEMLCIGCEMVQTDRREAEWRQLIAEVRRVYTGLITYNCDKYQEDNVGWWDALDIISSSGYYPANDWENQLNRIEKVVQAYGKPFFFMEAGCPSRSGSAAIPNDWTLAGTADQDEQVKFYKAMFSACDSREWIGGFMLWDWPAKLYSRDEAAADDGYCVYGKKAESVIFDYYTSKTRNGE; translated from the coding sequence ATGAACAAGCCGGATTACATTGCCGGAATGACCTGGGGATTCATGGGCGTTCGCGGAACATGGGCAAATGATGAGGCCAAGTATTCTATGAAACAGATGGCTGCTGCAACCGGTGCAAACTGGACGGCCATTGCCTTCTCGGCCATCCAGGCTACCGCTCATTCCACCGAAATTCCTTATCGGGACGCCCCAACGGTGACAGATGAGGAAGTAGAATGGGCTGTCCGGGAAGCAAAAAGCTTAGGATTGAACGTATGCCTGAAGCCGATCGTGAACTGCGCGGACGGAACCTGGCGGGCGCATATCAATTTTTTTGATAAAGATGTTCCTTGCGAGCCCAAATGGTCGGACTGGTTCCGCTCTTACAGCGCCTACATCCTTCACTTTGCCAAGATTGCCGAGGATACGGGCTGCGAAATGCTATGCATCGGCTGCGAAATGGTGCAAACGGATCGCCGGGAGGCCGAATGGCGGCAGTTGATTGCCGAAGTCCGTAGAGTATACACCGGACTGATTACCTATAATTGCGATAAATATCAAGAGGATAACGTTGGTTGGTGGGATGCGCTGGATATCATCTCTTCCAGCGGCTACTATCCGGCAAATGATTGGGAGAATCAGTTGAATCGCATCGAGAAGGTTGTTCAGGCATACGGCAAACCATTTTTCTTTATGGAAGCCGGCTGCCCGAGCCGCAGCGGTTCTGCCGCCATCCCTAACGACTGGACGCTTGCCGGTACAGCAGATCAGGATGAGCAGGTTAAATTCTATAAGGCAATGTTCAGCGCTTGCGACAGTCGGGAGTGGATCGGAGGCTTCATGCTGTGGGATTGGCCAGCAAAGCTCTATTCGCGTGATGAGGCGGCGGCGGATGACGGTTATTGCGTTTATGGCAAAAAGGCCGAATCGGTTATTTTCGATTATTACACTTCCAAGACAAGAAATGGGGAATAG
- a CDS encoding ABC transporter substrate-binding protein, whose amino-acid sequence MKKSKLVLGLMALMLVLGMLAGCSGNGRDGEAGGGANGGGGSTDGGGAVKGEITVITQRTDIVDTVFKQYAAEFNKEYPDVKVNFQALSDYEGQITVRMSSDDYGDVLLLPTSIPLEDTPQFFEPLGDLEEMSKQYIGLEERAVDGKAYGIPIAVNFSGVLYNKKVFADAGVTTAPRTPNEFMAALQAIKEKGDAIPLYTNYADSWPLTQWEAVLTTVAGDVDYVNVTQPNTDDNFVPGQPHYELYKVMYDAVAQGLIEKDPTTTNWEASKSDLANGKIGAMVLGSWAIGQVQELADNPDDIAYMPFPTNAKEVIMPLADDYTLGISKHSKNKAAARAWVDWFINESGYPTTEGGGMSPVVGAPLPDTLKQFEGTDIKFELQTPAQPGQEGWVDKIDKDAEIGLWQPDFKKRIIEAAIGNRKESYDDIMKELNDAWVKSRAKVTK is encoded by the coding sequence GTGAAGAAGAGCAAATTGGTATTGGGGTTAATGGCTTTAATGCTCGTGCTTGGCATGCTGGCTGGCTGCAGTGGCAATGGCCGTGACGGGGAAGCCGGCGGCGGGGCGAACGGTGGCGGCGGCTCGACAGATGGAGGAGGCGCTGTTAAAGGTGAAATTACCGTAATCACGCAAAGAACAGATATTGTGGATACGGTTTTCAAGCAGTATGCTGCAGAATTCAACAAGGAATATCCCGATGTCAAGGTGAATTTCCAGGCTCTGTCCGATTATGAAGGGCAAATCACGGTGCGGATGAGCTCCGATGATTACGGGGATGTCCTTCTGCTGCCGACGAGCATTCCACTCGAGGATACGCCGCAGTTTTTTGAACCGCTTGGCGATTTGGAGGAAATGAGCAAACAATACATCGGTCTTGAAGAAAGAGCGGTTGACGGCAAAGCGTACGGCATTCCGATTGCCGTTAACTTTTCCGGTGTCCTGTACAACAAGAAGGTGTTTGCAGACGCTGGCGTGACGACGGCGCCCAGAACTCCGAACGAGTTCATGGCTGCTTTGCAAGCGATTAAAGAGAAGGGCGACGCGATCCCGCTGTATACGAACTACGCCGACAGCTGGCCGCTGACCCAATGGGAAGCCGTGCTTACGACTGTGGCGGGCGATGTGGACTACGTCAACGTAACTCAGCCGAACACGGATGATAACTTTGTGCCGGGACAGCCTCACTATGAGCTGTACAAAGTGATGTATGATGCGGTGGCGCAGGGCTTAATCGAGAAAGATCCGACGACGACGAACTGGGAAGCGTCCAAGTCCGATCTGGCTAACGGCAAAATCGGTGCGATGGTGCTTGGTTCATGGGCGATCGGACAAGTACAGGAGCTGGCAGACAATCCGGACGATATTGCCTACATGCCGTTCCCGACGAATGCCAAAGAAGTCATTATGCCGCTTGCGGACGACTATACGCTGGGGATCAGCAAGCACAGCAAGAACAAGGCTGCTGCGAGAGCATGGGTCGACTGGTTCATTAACGAATCCGGCTATCCTACTACGGAGGGCGGGGGCATGAGCCCTGTCGTCGGTGCGCCGCTGCCCGACACCCTGAAGCAATTTGAAGGTACGGACATTAAGTTTGAATTGCAGACGCCGGCACAGCCAGGCCAGGAGGGCTGGGTGGACAAGATCGATAAAGACGCCGAAATCGGTCTGTGGCAGCCGGACTTCAAGAAGCGGATCATTGAAGCCGCCATCGGTAACCGCAAGGAATCTTACGATGACATTATGAAGGAACTTAACGATGCATGGGTGAAATCCCGGGCAAAAGTAACGAAGTAA
- the rpsT gene encoding 30S ribosomal protein S20 — protein sequence MPNIKSAIKRVKTNDKRRALNASQKSALRTAVKAADTALVNNEVEVAKTAFAAAAKKLDKAVTKGLIHKNAAARKKSRLAKKLNALTSQA from the coding sequence ATGCCAAACATTAAATCCGCTATCAAACGCGTAAAAACTAACGACAAACGCCGTGCTCTGAACGCTTCGCAAAAGTCCGCTTTGCGTACTGCTGTTAAAGCTGCCGACACTGCGCTGGTCAACAATGAAGTAGAAGTAGCTAAAACAGCTTTCGCTGCAGCTGCTAAGAAATTGGACAAAGCCGTTACTAAAGGCTTGATCCACAAGAATGCTGCTGCCCGCAAGAAATCCCGCTTGGCTAAAAAATTGAACGCCCTTACGTCCCAAGCGTAA
- a CDS encoding glycosidase translates to MNIQFAERKAALTKKYESLIARPNEKLPFGNGIYDRYRYPVLTAEHAPLIWKYDFNPETNPFFAERLGVNGVFNPGAIELNGKFYLVARVEGVDRKSFFAVAESESGIDGFRFWDHPVVLPETEDPDVNVYDMRLVKHEDGWIYGLFCTERKDPNAPKGDLSSAIAQCGIARTKDLVTWERLADLKTKSPQQRNVVLHPEFIDGKYAFYTRPQDGFIDAGSGGGIGWGLSASIEQAVIDEEIIVDERQYHTIKEVKNGQGPAPIRTDAGWLHIAHGVRNTAAGLRYVLYAFVTDLQQPYRITHSPGGHLIAPDGEERVGDVSNVVFCNGVIARENGEVYIYYASSDTRIHVATTTVGQLVDYALHTPEDPLRSYACVEQRIGLIDRNIRFMAENV, encoded by the coding sequence ATGAACATTCAATTTGCGGAAAGAAAAGCAGCATTAACTAAGAAGTATGAATCTCTGATCGCCCGTCCCAACGAGAAACTTCCGTTCGGCAACGGCATTTATGACCGCTATCGCTATCCGGTGCTTACTGCCGAGCATGCGCCCTTGATCTGGAAATATGATTTTAACCCGGAAACGAACCCGTTTTTCGCGGAAAGGCTTGGCGTTAACGGCGTTTTTAACCCGGGAGCCATCGAGCTCAACGGCAAATTTTATCTGGTCGCCCGGGTAGAGGGAGTCGACCGCAAATCCTTTTTCGCCGTCGCCGAGAGCGAAAGCGGCATAGACGGCTTCCGGTTCTGGGATCATCCAGTCGTCCTCCCGGAAACCGAAGATCCCGATGTCAACGTCTATGACATGCGTCTCGTGAAGCACGAGGACGGCTGGATATACGGCCTGTTCTGCACGGAGCGTAAAGACCCGAACGCGCCAAAAGGAGATTTGTCCAGCGCGATCGCCCAATGCGGCATTGCCCGCACGAAAGACCTCGTGACTTGGGAGCGTCTGGCCGATTTGAAGACGAAATCGCCGCAGCAGCGCAACGTAGTGCTGCATCCCGAGTTCATCGACGGCAAATATGCCTTCTATACCCGCCCGCAGGATGGATTCATCGACGCCGGCTCCGGCGGCGGAATCGGCTGGGGACTGTCCGCATCGATCGAGCAGGCTGTCATCGATGAGGAGATTATCGTCGATGAACGGCAGTATCATACCATTAAAGAAGTGAAGAACGGCCAGGGACCCGCCCCGATCCGCACGGATGCCGGGTGGCTCCATATTGCGCACGGGGTGCGAAATACAGCAGCGGGACTAAGATATGTGCTGTACGCATTCGTTACCGATTTGCAACAGCCGTACCGCATTACGCACAGCCCAGGCGGACACCTGATTGCCCCGGATGGCGAAGAGCGGGTCGGCGACGTCTCCAACGTTGTATTTTGCAATGGAGTTATCGCCCGTGAGAACGGGGAAGTGTATATTTACTATGCCTCCTCCGATACACGCATTCATGTGGCTACGACCACGGTCGGGCAATTGGTCGATTACGCTCTGCATACGCCGGAAGACCCGCTTCGTTCTTATGCATGCGTCGAACAAAGAATTGGGCTTATCGATCGCAATATTCGTTTCATGGCTGAAAACGTATAA
- the gpr gene encoding GPR endopeptidase: protein MNLDLRKYSVRTDLAVESKELAETVHGGPVTGIHEEVEEQNGIKITRLDVKDERASRQIGRLVGHYVTLEVPGLRSHDSELQERVSAAFAKEFIAFLSKIGIGPGATILIVGLGNWNVTPDALGPLVVENVIVTRHYFELTPDQVAPGYREVSAIAPGVLGITGIESSEVVQGIVDRTKPDVIIAIDALASRSLERVNTTIQIADIGIHPGSGIGNKRKGLTKEILGVPCIAIGVPTVCYASTIVNNALDMMMSHFNAENGSEQSNTKRIMGLLTELNEGERLGLVKEVLEPLGHDLIVTPKEIDEFIEDIANVIATGLNISLHQAVDKDNVAAHTH, encoded by the coding sequence ATGAATCTGGATTTACGGAAATATTCGGTTCGTACGGATTTGGCAGTAGAGTCTAAAGAGCTTGCGGAGACGGTCCACGGCGGGCCGGTGACCGGGATTCATGAAGAAGTTGAAGAGCAAAACGGGATTAAAATCACTCGTCTGGACGTGAAGGACGAGCGGGCTTCACGCCAAATCGGCCGGCTGGTCGGCCATTACGTTACCCTGGAGGTTCCCGGTCTGCGCAGTCATGACAGCGAGCTGCAGGAAAGGGTGTCCGCCGCTTTTGCCAAGGAATTCATCGCCTTTCTGAGTAAAATCGGTATCGGCCCCGGTGCTACGATCCTCATTGTGGGTCTGGGCAACTGGAATGTTACGCCCGATGCGCTCGGACCGCTGGTTGTGGAGAATGTCATCGTGACCCGGCATTATTTCGAGCTGACGCCGGACCAGGTGGCCCCAGGATACCGCGAGGTCAGTGCGATCGCTCCGGGTGTGCTGGGCATCACGGGAATTGAATCCAGCGAAGTCGTACAAGGGATCGTCGACCGTACGAAACCCGACGTGATCATCGCCATTGATGCGCTGGCTTCCCGTTCCCTGGAGCGGGTCAACACGACGATTCAAATCGCCGATATCGGCATTCATCCGGGTTCGGGCATCGGCAATAAACGCAAAGGGCTAACGAAGGAAATTCTCGGCGTTCCCTGCATTGCGATTGGGGTTCCAACCGTATGCTATGCGTCGACGATCGTCAATAACGCGCTCGATATGATGATGTCCCATTTCAACGCAGAGAATGGAAGCGAACAGAGCAACACCAAGCGGATCATGGGGCTGCTGACAGAGCTTAACGAAGGCGAGCGATTGGGATTAGTGAAAGAGGTGCTTGAACCATTGGGCCATGATCTCATTGTGACGCCAAAGGAAATTGACGAGTTTATCGAAGACATCGCCAACGTTATTGCCACCGGACTGAATATTTCCTTGCATCAGGCCGTAGACAAGGATAATGTCGCTGCACATACTCATTAA
- a CDS encoding LacI family DNA-binding transcriptional regulator, which translates to MKKVTMQQIADHLGVSKFVVSKALSGKGGVNEMTKERVIQAASQLGYFNQKNGYVKNVRPAMGTAVIPPGKQSVLVLMPNIRSQNKESLYWGKVLEGISDELEEQNLGMIIVSEPRTEVMMNIINPEGILGMIGVGQIATSLLLEVHRTGLPMVLVDHEDNLIPADSIFANNVDGTYRMANHLIGLGHRQLHFLGNLNFSRSFRDRWIGFRSALEENGLDVQMHNDPMLFLDSVETGGFGPGLKEWLQARKQSKPAALPTALVCANDSIALHTIGILRELDIRVPEDITVTGFDNIDDAARFEPAITTVSVPKEQLGRRAVTKLLDRLADSNRAVEKWLISVELLYRQSASKPGAAAHASI; encoded by the coding sequence TTGAAGAAGGTAACGATGCAGCAAATCGCCGATCATCTCGGCGTATCCAAGTTTGTCGTCTCCAAAGCCTTGTCCGGCAAGGGAGGCGTTAACGAAATGACGAAGGAGCGGGTGATTCAGGCCGCGTCGCAGCTCGGTTATTTCAATCAAAAGAACGGCTATGTTAAGAACGTTAGGCCGGCCATGGGAACGGCGGTCATTCCCCCGGGGAAGCAATCGGTACTCGTACTGATGCCGAATATCCGCTCGCAGAACAAGGAATCCCTGTATTGGGGCAAAGTATTGGAAGGGATTTCGGACGAGCTTGAGGAGCAGAACCTTGGCATGATCATCGTTTCCGAGCCGAGAACGGAAGTAATGATGAATATCATCAACCCTGAAGGCATTCTCGGGATGATTGGCGTAGGCCAAATCGCTACGAGCCTGCTGCTGGAAGTCCATCGCACCGGCTTGCCGATGGTGCTTGTTGACCATGAGGATAATTTGATCCCCGCGGATTCAATTTTTGCAAACAACGTCGATGGAACCTACCGGATGGCGAACCATTTGATTGGGCTTGGCCATCGGCAGCTGCATTTTCTCGGCAATTTGAATTTCTCCAGAAGCTTTCGCGACAGATGGATCGGTTTTCGCAGCGCTTTGGAGGAGAATGGTCTTGATGTGCAGATGCATAACGACCCGATGCTATTTCTGGACAGCGTGGAGACCGGCGGATTCGGCCCGGGGTTGAAGGAATGGCTGCAGGCCAGAAAGCAGTCCAAACCGGCGGCTTTGCCAACCGCCTTGGTGTGTGCGAACGACTCGATTGCACTGCATACCATTGGCATCCTGAGGGAGCTGGACATTCGCGTGCCGGAGGATATTACCGTTACGGGCTTTGACAATATTGACGATGCCGCCCGCTTTGAGCCTGCGATTACGACGGTGAGTGTTCCGAAGGAGCAGCTTGGCAGACGCGCGGTCACGAAGCTGCTGGATCGGCTGGCCGATTCGAACCGGGCGGTGGAGAAGTGGCTCATTTCGGTAGAGCTGCTGTACCGGCAATCAGCCTCGAAGCCAGGAGCGGCAGCGCATGCATCCATTTGA